Proteins from a single region of Halorubrum sp. 2020YC2:
- a CDS encoding DNA repair exonuclease, whose product MPRTRILHISDTHLGKRQYGSDIRREDFAKAFEQAIEVAVDRNVDAVIHTGDLFDDPVPSLPTVMRAADALKPLEEHGIPFYGIVGNHERKNDEQWLDLLRRTSAAARLGKEPTMVGEVALYGIDAVRPSVWDNIDLELEEPPAEAAWTVLCMHELLTPLVHGMGRVYPASEVIDRAGIDLDGLALGDLHQPASSVVDGTDVWYASATERGGKDQEETGVVQLLDIDNSGIHRRQIELETRPFAVFEIAFGEDDGATHARDVLERHDLEGAVAKIELSGERAAVTANEVTQMAREAGAAVVSVDDNRGRVDLDVESIEAMSLQGLDGAIEEKLADEDFSTVALDVDQQVRKADELDTNVNRVADTFAESLRDAQREAFDDAGPEETPEGVESMEVDE is encoded by the coding sequence GTGCCTAGAACACGTATCCTCCACATCAGTGACACCCATCTAGGGAAGCGACAGTATGGATCGGATATTCGGCGTGAGGACTTTGCAAAAGCCTTCGAGCAGGCGATCGAGGTCGCGGTCGATCGGAACGTTGATGCCGTGATTCATACGGGCGACTTGTTCGACGATCCGGTTCCGTCGCTCCCGACGGTGATGCGGGCCGCTGATGCGTTAAAGCCGCTTGAAGAACACGGGATTCCGTTTTACGGGATCGTGGGGAACCACGAACGGAAAAACGACGAGCAGTGGCTTGATCTCCTCCGGCGGACGAGCGCTGCTGCTCGCCTCGGCAAAGAGCCGACGATGGTCGGTGAGGTTGCGCTGTACGGGATCGACGCCGTGCGGCCGAGCGTGTGGGACAATATCGACTTAGAACTCGAAGAACCGCCTGCAGAGGCGGCGTGGACGGTTCTGTGTATGCACGAACTCCTCACGCCGCTTGTTCACGGAATGGGGCGTGTCTACCCAGCCTCCGAGGTTATTGACCGGGCTGGGATCGATCTTGATGGGCTCGCGCTAGGGGACCTCCACCAGCCAGCGAGTTCGGTCGTGGACGGAACTGATGTCTGGTACGCGAGTGCGACAGAACGCGGCGGGAAAGATCAGGAAGAGACAGGCGTTGTACAGCTGCTCGATATCGATAACAGCGGGATTCACCGTCGACAGATTGAGTTGGAGACGCGGCCGTTCGCGGTGTTCGAGATCGCTTTCGGTGAGGATGACGGAGCGACCCACGCCCGCGACGTGCTTGAGAGACACGACCTCGAGGGGGCTGTGGCGAAGATCGAGTTGAGCGGTGAGCGGGCCGCGGTCACTGCAAACGAGGTAACGCAGATGGCACGCGAAGCCGGTGCTGCTGTCGTGAGCGTCGACGACAATCGTGGGCGCGTCGATCTTGACGTCGAGTCAATCGAGGCCATGTCGCTACAGGGACTCGACGGGGCCATCGAAGAGAAACTCGCCGATGAGGACTTTTCGACGGTTGCGCTCGACGTCGATCAGCAGGTTCGAAAAGCGGACGAACTCGACACGAACGTGAATCGTGTCGCGGACACTTTCGCTGAGTCGCTCCGTGATGCCCAGCGCGAAGCGTTTGACGATGCCGGACCGGAAGAGACGCCGGAGGGCGTCGAATCGATGGAGGTTGACGAATGA